ATGAAAGGATGTTGGGATATTGGTACCTGGGTGATACTTCCATTCACCCCTTTCTTTAGTTAAAAAGTTTATAATGTTATCCATATATATGTCATGAAAATATTCTAAATCAGTTTCATCGATAAAATCTTTTTCATAGTATGGAGCATTATAAAAGTCACAAATAATTCGAAGGGTGACTCACACTTTTTTCCCTTGCATAGGTACTATATCCTCTATACGGCCTTTAGCGTTTCTAGACTCTTGGTCCTATAAGGATGCTTAGAATTCTTGAACAACAGGGATCACAATATTATCTTTTGGGATTGTCTAAAAACGCTCCCACCTATGATACCTAACCAAAGGTTATATTTCCTTACAAAGAAGATAGATTAAATCCCCTCTTTTGGATAAATGTCTTTCCTTGAAGTTCATTGAAATATTTTTCAACATTCGGATTCGAAAAACTAGAGGGATTTTGACTCATCGATAGTTTCATTTCAATAGTTCTCCGAACTTTTCTAAGAGGCATATTAAGTTCTACTAGTTAATAGAACTTTAAGCAAGTAATTTTAATGGAACAATAAAAGTTGAATTAGGAACCCTTAACCGTGTGTTTAAACAACAAATTCCTTGTCACCCGTGTTTCTCCTTCATTCCTTGCAATGTTTTCTTCTTTCTTCCTGCACCAAATAATGCTAAAAGAGGAAATTTTTTGAAGTAAATTTTAAGAAAGAAGGGAAAATGAGTTTTAGGGATTTAAAATCAAGTAAAGAGGGGTTTAAATAGCCAGATTGTGGAATGGGTCGGGTCAACCCTGCAAAAAAATTATAGCAATGTCACGACACAGAACACAAGGTTCTATGTCATGACATCCCTAGCAGTTTACTGTTGTCGTGACACCAGGTTTCAGTGTTGCAACAtactttagattttttttaatttttgggtatACTAACTTCGGCGCTACGACACTGAAAGTTCGTGTCATGATATTAAGAGCATTTTCTCAATTTTGTTTCAACTGCTTCTAGTGTTGCGACACTAGCTTTGTTTTTACCTAAAATTCCATTATCTAGAGTGTTACAATTTCTATACAACACATAGTTAAGGAAAATTAGAATATATACTAAATATTTAGCTAAACATATacaataatttacaaaatttcaGCATTAATTCAAGTAATTTTAAGTCTTATTGCTGAATTCATCCGACAGTATCTCCAACTCACTGTTGGATGATCTTTATGTTCTATCAGTATTAGTCCATCGTCCTTCATGTCATTCTACCTTTGTCTGCTTGTCCTTTTACTTATCCTATTTATTCTTTTTGTATACATAAAAAGTAGTATATCTCTTGACATGGGAATGCTAGAAACAAATAATTCTTTACACTGCTCACCTAACTTACTCCTGCCATTCTCTTTATTTAGTTGATGACCACATTTAAAGATTTCAGTCTCACCATTAATTTTCATAGTTAATTCGTTCTTTTCTAAATCAATGGTGGACCTCGAAGTGGCTAAAAGAGGTCTACCTAATAAGATCAATATCTCGCGATCTTCTTCAAAACCTAGAACCACAAAATCTATTGGGTTAATGAAGTTGCGCACATTGACTAACACATCTTCTAGTACTCCTTTTGGATGTTCTGAAGACTTGTCAGCCAACTATAATGTTATCTGAATAGCTTTGAAATCCCTTAACTTGAGTTTTTCAAAAGTATATAGAGGTATTAACTTAATACTAGCTCTTAAGTCACATAGAACTCTATTAAACTAAATACTTCCTATCACTataggaatagtaaaacttcccaAGTCTTTCAATTTTTGGGGAACCTATCTTGAAATAATAACACTACAGGAGGCACTTAAATTAACTTGTTCTCCTCCATTAACTTTCCTATGCCTAGACATGATTTCCTTTAATAACTTAGTGTACTTAGGAACTTTCTCAATTAACTCAATTAACGGAAGGTTTACACTTAACGTTTTAAACATGTTTAAGAAAATTATAAATCCATCCTCGtcccactttttttttcttctggtCTTAAAGGGAATGAGATATTTGTAACGACATCATCTTTAATGTTTTTCCTTTTTGGTTCAACTGCCGGTGCAATTTTCTCCTCTAGCTCTAGTTCATTTTCAGTTTCTAGGGATTTCTCTTGAGGGTCGTCGGCATTCTCCATATTTACCTCCGAAGTAGGATTTTTTGGGCTACTCAGTACTTTGCCCAATCTAAGTGTtattgctttcacatgctctttgcCTTTTCTCCGAGGATTATTTTTAGCATTGATGGGGATTCCGATGccaatttgcatttttatgtcaCCCATCACGATCATTTATTGGCTCATTTGGTTATCAAGTTTAGGCAATGTTCTAGTTGAGTTGGTGCACTCAAACTGCACTTACTTTACGTCTATTCTCATTGACTGTAGCTCTCCCTCGATTCCATCCACTCATTGACCACATGTAGTATGGTCACTTGGTTTGACACTTTGTTTCTGCAAATAAGGAGGTTGATAATTAGTATTTGTGGCTTGATTCAAACTATTACCTCCTCATTGGTTTCCTTCCCATCTCAAATTCAAGTGATCTCTCTAACCAGGATTGTAGGTATTTGAATAAGGATTTCCACCCTATTTTCAATATAGTTCAAATCCTAAAAAGGGTTGTTGACATAGTGAAAGAGCGGTCTATCTTCTACATACATAGGTTGTTTATTAGAAGATTCGATACAGTTTAGTATACCCATTAACTATTCATACTTTTCATCCTTCTAGATAGATTTTACCGTAACAATTTTCTGGCCATACGTATATCATTCAATTGGCCACTGGCAGGAGTTCAATGCCATGTTCATAGTACTCATACATCCTATTCATAAGGGCTTCTCTTACTGCTCCGTCTGGTCTTGATCTTACATTTGCGTCCAACCTATTATAAAACACCTACATTCGCATCCGCTTAAGGAATCTGTGGTGTGGGCACTTTTGAATCAATGTCTTGATGCACTCTCACACCTCATAGAAACTTTCCCATTCCATATGTCTAAAGATGACAATCTCTCTTCTTAGTTGAACCGTTTTGCTAATAGGGAAGAACTTTTGCAAAAACTTTCTAACGAACTTATCCCATGTCGTGATAGATCGTAGTGCCCTCTAATCTAACCAAGAAAAGGCATTATCAATCAAATAAAAGGGAAACTACCAAAGACAAATAGTGTCACCAATGACCTCGTTGTACTTAAAggtatttcaaatcattatacattttgttacTACTCAGATATATCATATAAATACAGCTAGACCTTAATACTATTCCAAATTCAATTCTAGAATTTCTGTTAGCATAGCTTTCAACTGTTTGAAACTCTACTGACATTATTCCACGGCATATAAGTGACATTTTATGTAGCTACTTCGTCAATGGTATAGTTATCATTGACAAGCCTGAACAAAATCATCTATAGTATACAATAAATCCCAGAGAACTACACACTTCTGCATTTTTTACTGGAGATTTCCTAGTCCATAATTATCAGAAGTTCATTCGAAATAACACAGGCATCTTTAGTTTTAAAAAGAGGTTTAGAAAACTTATTTCTCgaaatcaaaattcacatttactgatcTTCACAAATAATTATTTCTCTCATAATATTTGTAACATTGTTTTTCCAAAATTTATtgtattcaatttcatttttcccATAACTTGAATATCATCCATTACATGGCAACAACTCTGATCAGATATAGATAGACACTTTTGTCTATTAAATATACAAAGCGACTAAGAAATTGATAATTTAAGCGGTGCTATCAAAATCTCACATTGTTAAAATCAAGTTTGGAAAGAAATCTTTAGTACATCTGACTCGCAACTCGAGCTAAAAACAACCTAATCGAAAGGCAATACTTGAAAATACAATAGTTCTCTTAACTAAATAAATGAGTTAActatataaaatgaaaaatattgatTCTTCATGTTGTCTCTGCTCTACTATCTATAATCATTATACGATTCTCATAGTCCTATAtttctttttcatatatataGTAACGCTTTTCCATATTACACACTCAGTTGAACACTTCTTTCTAGAAAATAACTACTTCAACAATGGATATAGTTCTTATAATTCTGATAGTACTATTCTATACGAAACATTAAAGATCAAAACAATGTCGAATATTCTATCATTTACAAACTCATCTTCTTACACGAGTGATAATCCAGATGGTTCTTCTAGAAATATaggaataaatttattttaatcatCTAAACCAAAATAATCCTCAATTCTGACATTTATATATCTAAAatacaaacaaaatataattcaCAATCTCTTTCATATCATTTCATGGATTGTTAGCACTAACATGCTATCGTTCACATAATTAATTCTATCAATCTCAACTTTGTTGATTTCTCTCTCTAACACTTAAATACAATCTGTATCTATCTATAGTCAATCACAACATCACATAAAATCAATCAATTCATATCAaatatcacatcaaattcatcgaatgtcAATGACATTAGTTCGACAAGAATTTCACAAGCCTAAATTCTCATTGAAATATGTTACTAGCACACACATACTGATTTAACATATTTGCTATTCTAATATCACAATCAGTCAACTCTAGTGGCAAAATCTCTTCAGTTATTAAAACAATTCAAAAGTAAGAATGCATAACTCCAGAATTAGTCAGGATTTGTATAAAAATAGTAGCTTAAGAAAATATACCTATAAAATCATCAGGAATACTTGCTTCTCTGACTTGATTAGTATAAACTCGAGAAAATGCACAAGTTTCTAACCTGTCTAAGTGTCATGTTGAAATGATATGCTAATTATGCAAGTATACATGTCAAattaagtaataaagtgataagtgagatcgTCTCCACAGGAATTGATTAGGAATTAAATTGGTCGAGTTATTATAATAATTATGATTAGTGTTATGAAAAAAATAATGATAAGAGTGCAGTggtaatttaaaggaataacgATGTGTGCAATATGTGTAACTGATAAATAATGGAAAATGCTATGACAAGACAAGAGTAGAATGCAATGGCAAATTCGAGAATAATTGCGTGAATAATATGCAAACGAACAAGAAAAGAACTAAAAATGATATGGTGAAGATACTACAGCAAAGGATAGAAGGTCTACAATGTTGATTTGGAAGGTCGGGTTGGAAGGTCGAGATTACTAAGAATCTACACTTACTGACAGAAATGCCTCAGCAAAACCATACTCAATCTACTACACAGTAGAGTTCTAAAATGGTCTACTTTTTTCAAGAACAAGACCTCAAGGCACCTTGCCTTAAGTGATATTTGTCTATAGGCTTCTAGCACGGTACCCTGcactatttcattttcttttcgtATGCACTTTGCTCTATTTCTAGAGGCTGCTACAAGTGTCTGACCGAACACTTGCTCATATCTTTCAATTTCAATCTTATTAGCCTAACCTTGCCAGAGATAGATTAATTTAATGAACATGTTGTACATCCATCTATTTCTATAGTTTACAAAcatgaaattttgtaaaaaaccATTGAATGAAATAGTGTATTAAAGTAGATCTATGCTTCAGTCTTTAAAAAAAATAAGAGTTTCATCAAGTAATCCCAACCCTATAAGATTTACCCCATGGGTTGGCAATTAAAATTCAAATCTGAAGTGTCATTCAACAttgttttcatcaaatcaattcaTGAAGAGTAATCAAGAAATACTAGAAGAACTTCGGGAAGATAGCTTCCGCTTATCTAGCCCACACTCCAACTTTGCAGTTTCCTGTGGTGGTTGAAAGGGACTGCCTTAGTCTTCCTCTTCCCCTCTCTAATCGGCCACTACTCTCTATTTCTTTGCCTAAGGATCTTcaattttttctcttttattttttggcCCCCTTTAGGGTTTCATGCTTTGGCTTTTATAATCATTTTCCTTAGTGTAAATGCAACAACCCATGATTTTTTTCCCTCTTTTCAGGTAGATATATCTGGTACAACTTCAACTGGGCCTAAGACCAGTATGCTTTGGGTGCTGACTTGACATCTTGCCAACATTTCCACAACATTTGTATTGACAAATTGTTTAACCCTTTGCCCCGAAAAACCTTCACTCCTTTACATTTTCTTCCTCATCCTACACCTGCCAACCAACCACTACACGCAACCCTTCcacatgaaatttaaaaataactaaCATTTAAGTACAGTCCAAGCTCTTAATGTAATGCTAAAACAAGAAAAGTACTAATGGAATGTCCCAAAATGCAACTAAATGTACCTATGTACAAGTAATCAGCTCGATCTAAAGACGTGAAATATacctcttttcaagagttatcacaccctcAAAACTGagttattgcttgtcctcaagcaaaatatacatgaatgcatgaatgttacAATTTTTTGCCTACGCACATAACCAACTTGTACTACCAGTCCATTCAAAGAACAATATATACTTCATTTCTCAGCAATCTTATATCTCTAAACTCTTATTTGAGTTTCAAAGGTTTCCTCAACAAAGGTAGTACAAAAGATTGCTCCCTAAAAAAAAATTCCTAATTACTTATGTGTGCTTTCTGGCCATAGCAAACATCTCCTAATTTACTCGGTTCATTCATTTGTTACCTAAACTCAAGTTACTTTGTAACCTTTACAAAATATTTATTTGTATACGTTGAATTAACTAGTACTCAATCATGTCACAATAAATAAAAATCACTCTTGAAGCTAAGGCTTTTAACATAAAAGATGGATTGAGCAAACAACTACCTCCTTAGCTACTCAACCTATTACTACATTGGAGTGCCCctagttttttttctttattacaca
This is a stretch of genomic DNA from Gossypium arboreum isolate Shixiya-1 chromosome 11, ASM2569848v2, whole genome shotgun sequence. It encodes these proteins:
- the LOC108477812 gene encoding uncharacterized protein LOC108477812, whose protein sequence is MGDIKMQIGIGIPINAKNNPRRKGKEHVKAITLRLGKVLSSPKNPTSEVNMENADDPQEKSLETENELELEEKIAPAVEPKRKNIKDDVVTNISFPLRPEEKKKKAEQEEEAHESEEEGEEEEEEYESEEMDFEEGD